A DNA window from Solanum lycopersicum chromosome 3, SLM_r2.1 contains the following coding sequences:
- the LOC138347392 gene encoding uncharacterized protein has translation MEQLKKTPAQISLLSLLLHSEEHCLVLNKVLNEEHMPKQTTVNQLENMTKRDFESNAITLTNNELPKEGVGHNKALHLTLTCESYYVKRVMIDGGLEVDICPLSTLQSSKVNIDRIRPSNVFVRAYDGSRRDTIGEIKLNMTIGLVVFMIVFQVMDMETSYNFLLGRPGIHMARAVSSTLHQVVKFEYNNQEITVHGEDDSPLYRDPSVPYIEAKEVSDSVVYQSFEAVSVDRFKERESIIQSCISSSASMIAMTMLKYGYQPGKGLWPNSSKVEYDDEEDFREINRKLEQFEYKPKPNISETETINLRNSEDVKETKISLHINQEIREAIIQLLFEYKDVFAWTYDDMLGLSVYLVVHKLPVYPDFPPIQQKRRKLKPSVSVKIKKEMMKQLNAKVIQVICYTTWLANVVPVPKMDGKTRVCVDYRDLNKASPKDNFPLPNIHILIDNCEKHEMQSFVDFYAGYHQILMDEEDTKKTAFTTPWGTYCYRFMSFDLKNVGAT, from the exons ATGGAACAATTGAAGAAGACGCCTGCACAGATTTCACTATTGTCTCTACTTTTGCACTCAGAAGAACATTGTCTTGTGTTGAATAAGGTTTTAAATGAAGAACATATGCCAAAACAGACCACAGTAAATCAGTTAGAGAATATGACCAAGCGCGACTTCGAGTCAAACGCCATCACTTTGACTAATAATGAGTTGCCCAAAGAGGGAGTTGGACACAACAAAGCTTTGCATCTTACACTGACATGTGAAAGTTACTATGTAAAGAGGGTCATGATAGATGGAGGGTTAGAGGTAGACATATGTCCTCTTTCTACGCTGCAAAGCTCGAAAGTTAACATTGACAGAATTCGCCCCAGTAATGTATTTGTGCGAGCTTATGACGGCTCAAGGAGGGATACCATTGGTGAAATCAAGTTAAACATGACAATTGGGCTAGTAGTCTTTATGATTGTGTTCCAAGTAATGGATATGGAAACATCTTACAATTTTCTACTAGGGAGGCCAGGGATCCACATGGCTAGAGCCGTCTCATCAACTCTACATCAAGTTGTCAAGTTTGAATACAACAATCAGGAAATCACTGTTCATGGGGAAGATGATTCACCTCTTTACAGAGATCCATCTGTCCCATACATTGAGGCAAAGGAAGTATCTGATTCTGTTGTTTACCAGTCTTTTGAGGCTGTATCAGTCGATCGCTTTAAAGAAAGAGAATCTATCATCCAATCATGTATCTCTTCTTCCGCTTCAATGATAGCAATGACAATGCTCAAATATGGTTATCAACCTGGTAAAG GGTTGTGGCCGAATAGTTCAAA GGTTGAATATGATGATGAAGAGGATTTTAGGGAAATTAATAGGAAACTGGAACAGTTTGAGTACAAACCGAAGCCTAATATTAGTGAAACTGAGACAATCAACTTGAGAAATTCTGAGGATGTTAAGGAAACAAAAATAAGTTTACATATCAATCAAGAAATTAGAGAGGCAATAATACAGCTTTTGTTTGAATACAAAGATGTATTTGCTTGGACTTATGATGACATGCTAGGTTTGAGTGTTTATTTAGTGGTTCATAAGTTGCCCGTTTATCCTGATTTTCCACCCATCCAACAGAAAAGAAGGAAATTAAAACCAAGCGTAAGtgtaaaaatcaagaaagaaatgatgaaacaaCTTAATGCAAAGGTGATCCAAGTTATTTGTTACACTACTTGGTTGGCAAATGTTGTTCCTGTGCCGAAAATGGATGGAAAGACAAGAGTTTGTGTTGACTATCGGGATTTGAACAAGGCTAGTCCAAAAGACAACTTTCCATTGCCAAATATCCACATCCTAATTGATAATTGTGAAAAACACGAGATGCAATCTTTTGTGGACTTTTATGCGGGGTATCATCAAATCTTGATGGATGAAGAGGACACTAAGAAAACTGCTTTCACCACTCCATGGGGAACTTATTGCTACAGGTTCATGTCATTTGATCTTAAAAATGTTGGGGCGACTTAG